The nucleotide window TTTTCAAGTGATTGTAGGTTCTGCTTTGGGTATAACTATTTCCTGCTTGGCTGGGCCAGCTTATTGAATTTCAAATTTAAGATTTCAGATTTCAAATTTTATTTTTCTTTTTGCGATCTAAAATCTGAAATTTGAAATTACCTTATTTTAGTTGCTTCAACTCGCGCTCTCAGGAGGGTTACTTTATCGCTATCTACTAGCATCACCCAAAAACCGCGATCGCTCAAGTCCTCAAATATACTCGTTGCATTTTTTTGATCGGTCGTATGCAATACCAGTAGGTAAGGTCGCTGTCCGTAGGAAACTAAACCGACTTCCTTCTTTAACGCTTCCTGTACTTGGGCGGCAATTTCCGGCTGATTGAAATAATCTACCAAAACAGCATAACCCGTCCCCAAGGGTTGCGGATTGTATGCTGGCGAATTCTCAGATGGCGGTGTCGCCGTTACCTGGGCTAATGCTTGAGGTCGTACCGCAAATGCTGGCAACAAAGCAACAGCTATGGCAAAACTCAGCACCGCACAGCACCGTTCGATCGCAATTTTACTCATGGTTTAGGGACTAGGGGCTAGGGGCTATGGGCTAGAGGGAGAGGGAAGAGGGAGAGGGAGAAATTTTGACTTTTGACTTTTGACTTTTGACTTTTGACTTCCCCCACTCCCCTCAATCACGACACCGCCGCCAGAGAAGCGAGGGGGTCGGGAATCGTATCAGAAGGTGCTGGAAATTCTCCCGTTGCTACGTACTCCAATCGCAACTTCAGCCAAGTAATAAATGAACTGTTAGTTGAAATTATCGCCGCCGCAGGTTGAGGACATTTTGCCTTAACATCTGCCATTTCCCTTGCTTCCAAAAATGCCGGTTGCTTTACCAACCAAAAATCAATTTCTTGTTCTTCTTCTTGATACTTGCGGGTACGTTCCCTTAGCACTTCTTCCAGGGGTTCTTCTTCTAGTAAAAAGCGTTGACTCGCTAAAACGTAGTAGTAAGTTGTCATCTCTTTGGTGATTGGTAATTGGTAATCGGTAATTGGCCAATTTCAGATTGTAGATTTCAAATTGCATATTTGATTCAAATCTAAAATCTAAAATCTAAAATTACCTATTACCTTGTATTGCCTGTTTCATTTCTCGGACGGCTCGCTCCAGTCCGACTAAAACAGCCCGACTTATTATTGTATGACCAATATTGAGTTCTTCCATACCTTTTAGGCTGGCAACTGGGTAAACGTTCCAGTAGGTGAGTCCGTGTCCGGCGTTGACTCGCAAACCAGATGCGATCGCATTTTCGCATCCTTTCGCCAAAACCGCTAACTCCTTCTCCCGACTCGCTTCGTCATGCGCCTCGGCATATTTCCCCGTATGCAGTTCGATAAATTTGGCTTTTATCTTGACAGATGCTTCGATTTGTGCGTCATCGGCATCGATAAACAAGCTCACGGGAATACCCGCATCTTGTAGTTTAGCCACAATATCCGTCATGCGGGAAATTTGTCCGGCAACGTCGAGTCCGCCTTCCGTGGTCACTTCTTCGCGACGTTCCGGTACGAGAGTAACATAATCCGGTTTGATATCGAGAGCGATCGCCACCATTTCGTCGGTAGCCGCCATCTCCAAATTTAGATGTGTGCGTACAGTCTGCCGCAATATTCGCACATCCCTATCTTGGATATGCCGCCTGTCTTCCCGCAGATGCACAGTAATACCATCAGCACCAGCGAGTTCCGCCAATACCGCCGCCGCCACCGGGTCAGGTTCTACAGTGCGACGCGCTTGGCGAATAGTAGCAACGTGGTCAATGTTAACGCCGAGTGTAGGCAACTGGGATTCTCCATCAGCCTAAAATCTTCCGTCCTCGATCTTACCTGAATGGATTACAGATTGACCTCTCCCCCAACCCCTTTCCTGGGAGGAGAGGGGAGTAATCTTACTCCCCCTTCCCTCTGGTTAAAAAAATTGACCTCTCCCCCAACCCCTCTCCTCGCAGGAGAGGGGAGTAAATTTCCCCCCCCTTTCCTGCAAGGAGAGGGAAGTAATCTTTTTCCCCCTTCCGTGCGAGGAGAGGGGAGTAATCTTTCTCCC belongs to Aerosakkonema funiforme FACHB-1375 and includes:
- a CDS encoding MgPME-cyclase complex family protein; protein product: MTTYYYVLASQRFLLEEEPLEEVLRERTRKYQEEEQEIDFWLVKQPAFLEAREMADVKAKCPQPAAAIISTNSSFITWLKLRLEYVATGEFPAPSDTIPDPLASLAAVS
- a CDS encoding pyridoxine 5'-phosphate synthase; translation: MPTLGVNIDHVATIRQARRTVEPDPVAAAVLAELAGADGITVHLREDRRHIQDRDVRILRQTVRTHLNLEMAATDEMVAIALDIKPDYVTLVPERREEVTTEGGLDVAGQISRMTDIVAKLQDAGIPVSLFIDADDAQIEASVKIKAKFIELHTGKYAEAHDEASREKELAVLAKGCENAIASGLRVNAGHGLTYWNVYPVASLKGMEELNIGHTIISRAVLVGLERAVREMKQAIQGNR